From the genome of Spirochaetota bacterium, one region includes:
- a CDS encoding uroporphyrinogen decarboxylase family protein yields the protein MSNTQAVVEKECRIDEDDTAVQGDAMFTTSPMNGRERFINVMEYKPVDRVPNYEAGVWGQTIDRWEAEGLSRLDAHWDWFTGDEHFGMDAREFIPVNFDMLPGFEYKVLERTERYEIFRDGKGITRKALLEGTVGGTRASMDEYIDFPVKKPEDFQALKYRYEMHASRYPIQWESIMLPRWKERKHPLILGRNCQTLGYYWRAREWLGTENLCYAWYDHPEMMHEMMKFITDITMMIAKPILAKTDIDYVMISEDLAMKSGPLLSPDTYREFIFPEMKRLVDWLKGNGVRYVAVDSDGNCEDIIPLFLEAGVDAIWPLERASDMDPIRIRKEFGKGMRLWGAVDKRELAKDKKAIDDHLATMLPLIDEGGFFPTVDHTVPPDVSLENFRYYMKRKIDMLTGKF from the coding sequence ATGTCGAACACACAAGCCGTAGTCGAGAAGGAATGTCGTATCGATGAAGATGATACAGCAGTACAGGGAGATGCTATGTTCACGACAAGTCCCATGAACGGAAGAGAGCGTTTTATCAATGTCATGGAATACAAGCCCGTGGACCGTGTGCCGAACTATGAGGCCGGTGTCTGGGGGCAGACGATAGACCGCTGGGAGGCCGAAGGCCTGTCGCGGCTTGACGCGCATTGGGACTGGTTCACGGGCGACGAGCACTTCGGCATGGATGCGCGTGAATTCATTCCGGTGAATTTCGATATGCTCCCCGGCTTTGAATACAAGGTATTGGAACGCACCGAGCGCTATGAGATATTCCGCGACGGCAAAGGGATCACTCGCAAAGCGCTTCTTGAAGGCACCGTCGGCGGCACGCGTGCGTCTATGGACGAGTACATCGATTTTCCGGTGAAGAAGCCTGAGGATTTTCAAGCGCTCAAATACCGCTATGAGATGCATGCATCACGCTATCCGATACAATGGGAATCGATAATGCTTCCTCGCTGGAAGGAACGGAAACATCCGCTCATTCTCGGGCGAAACTGCCAGACCCTCGGATACTACTGGCGCGCGCGCGAATGGCTCGGTACCGAAAACCTCTGCTATGCCTGGTACGATCACCCCGAGATGATGCATGAAATGATGAAGTTCATCACCGACATAACGATGATGATAGCAAAGCCCATCCTCGCAAAGACCGATATCGATTATGTCATGATAAGCGAGGACCTCGCGATGAAAAGCGGTCCGCTCCTTTCACCGGACACGTACCGCGAATTCATTTTCCCCGAGATGAAGCGCCTTGTCGACTGGCTTAAGGGCAACGGCGTACGCTATGTCGCAGTAGACTCCGACGGCAACTGCGAAGACATCATTCCGCTCTTCCTCGAAGCGGGTGTGGACGCGATATGGCCGCTCGAGCGAGCATCCGATATGGACCCCATCCGCATCAGAAAAGAATTCGGCAAGGGCATGCGCCTCTGGGGCGCTGTGGACAAACGCGAGCTGGCGAAGGATAAAAAAGCCATCGATGATCATCTGGCGACGATGCTCCCGCTCATAGACGAGGGTGGATTCTTTCCTACGGTGGACCACACGGTGCCGCCGGACGTATCGCTCGAGAACTTCCGCTACTATATGAAGCGAAAGATCGATATGCTTACGGGAAAATTCTGA
- a CDS encoding AraC family transcriptional regulator, translated as MALRTIAAGDVNIADGLPFGHRELSFTHAHTVSMHSHGFYEIGITRGGSAEHIAAGRTETISRGSIYILAPGEAHAVRVRRQWEVCNIYYLPDIFAAELTSFLAEPRMAGLFFYHFLFDANDVISFPIPDARFRSLTALIDALPALSSHFYRKHIFAAICALIADAHAAVFPAERMFSADKRIVSVLSAVERHIGKDSAAIIRAAAEDASIRREYLSTLFHRVTGTALTDYIMRRKIMKSRAMILAGERVTDTALSLGFYDTPHFTRTFKTMTGLSPRDYQKHARSTAHTASRGA; from the coding sequence ATGGCCCTTCGAACCATAGCGGCCGGCGATGTCAATATCGCCGACGGCCTTCCCTTCGGTCACCGCGAGCTCTCGTTCACTCATGCGCACACGGTAAGCATGCACTCGCACGGTTTTTATGAGATCGGCATTACCCGCGGCGGGAGCGCCGAGCACATCGCAGCCGGGCGCACGGAAACGATATCCCGCGGATCGATATACATACTCGCCCCCGGCGAAGCGCATGCTGTCAGAGTACGCCGCCAGTGGGAGGTGTGCAATATCTATTATCTCCCGGATATCTTCGCCGCCGAGCTCACATCGTTCCTCGCGGAGCCGCGTATGGCGGGGCTTTTCTTCTACCATTTCCTTTTCGATGCGAACGATGTCATTTCATTCCCTATCCCCGATGCCCGCTTCCGATCCCTCACCGCCCTCATCGATGCGCTTCCCGCGCTGTCGTCCCATTTCTATCGGAAGCATATCTTCGCGGCGATATGCGCCCTCATCGCCGATGCGCACGCCGCCGTATTTCCCGCCGAACGCATGTTCTCCGCCGACAAGCGCATCGTGTCCGTGCTTTCCGCTGTTGAACGCCATATCGGCAAGGACAGCGCCGCCATCATCCGTGCCGCCGCCGAGGACGCCTCGATACGAAGGGAATATCTTTCGACGCTGTTCCATCGCGTGACCGGAACGGCGCTGACCGACTACATCATGCGGCGAAAGATAATGAAGAGCCGCGCCATGATCCTTGCCGGCGAACGCGTCACCGATACAGCGCTTTCGCTCGGCTTTTACGATACGCCGCATTTCACACGTACGTTCAAAACGATGACAGGACTTTCCCCGCGCGACTATCAGAAGCACGCGCGGAGCACAGCACATACTGCATCACGCGGAGCATAA
- a CDS encoding glycoside hydrolase domain-containing protein, producing MRRILIASLFVLPLFPQSITIPNNSFETGTDAPSNWSLSGAGEWEREGASGDRSIKVTGNGDDSSYWKCDSFSLKPSRIYRVTFQARSQNAAGGCAISGPSTLNRDYTFDSFWRTYGYAFKLPDNAADSYLRFGQWHVKGSVLFDDVNVFEVEPLQRTVNGMELGLTEYIRGNTYKFAPVYSGEGANYARCLVSHTAGFNSTRWVMSGGSFIIYRHRVGQIAQASASVRINIGYYAAGALIIEASTDGTAYTAVGEMSASGSKEFALPSSLFPAEEISIRLMASSSETAGGESKPGAFQINNYEYTAPLASSIPDAVGDTQFATILVKGASLAVKLISLGSLDADPVVKFKTRASADGDYTAVFAAGEKQFTKRFSVKADAVSMVDIPFSLPITEPGIMPVTLTIRDAKSVVYSVSSSFTVDTLSFANFGERLAAPAPLGLWWSSAAYKISRTRPVPKAAGAVKINAAKNEYESFQISLRPSKDIARVTLSASDLTRAGGIIGASNISFGRVGYVDVRVPSDPTGVIGNWPDPIEKIRGAFPVPKDMQSPIWVTVHIPFDAAAGEYTGTITLTADGERVSVPITITVWNFGLPLEPSLKSAFEMWSGPIKKYHNLSDASELKDVMDRYYRDFAEHRISPQNALRQPLTTFVKDASGKAVDLSLDFTDFDADGTYYLDTLGFSVFRLTIAGMGSGTFFSRKEGEFGGHKQGSPEYDALWGKYIRTIQDHLEAKGWLSKAYVYWFDEPDVKDYQFVIDGMSLLKKHAPKIRRLLTEEVVPDLAGAVDIWCPHVNGYNELVPGRIAAGEEFWWYVCTGPKAPYIGIFIDHPAIDMRIWGWMSWKNKATGILVWAVNWWTSAVAFTNKA from the coding sequence ATGCGAAGGATACTGATCGCCTCTCTCTTTGTTCTCCCGCTCTTCCCGCAATCGATAACCATACCGAACAACTCATTTGAGACCGGTACCGATGCCCCGAGCAACTGGTCATTATCCGGTGCCGGTGAATGGGAACGCGAGGGGGCGTCCGGCGACCGGTCGATCAAGGTCACCGGCAACGGCGACGATTCGAGCTATTGGAAATGCGACTCCTTTTCCCTGAAACCCTCGCGCATATACCGCGTCACCTTCCAGGCGCGCAGTCAGAACGCCGCGGGCGGCTGTGCGATAAGCGGACCAAGTACGCTCAACCGCGACTATACGTTCGACAGTTTCTGGCGCACCTATGGTTATGCGTTCAAGCTTCCCGATAATGCCGCTGACAGTTATCTCCGCTTCGGTCAATGGCATGTGAAAGGATCGGTACTGTTCGATGATGTCAATGTGTTCGAGGTAGAGCCGCTGCAGCGTACCGTGAACGGCATGGAACTGGGGCTGACGGAATACATCCGCGGTAATACGTATAAATTCGCCCCGGTCTATTCCGGCGAAGGTGCGAATTATGCACGCTGCCTTGTTTCGCATACGGCAGGTTTTAACTCGACACGATGGGTGATGAGCGGCGGTTCGTTCATCATATACCGTCACCGTGTCGGTCAGATAGCGCAGGCGTCAGCGTCCGTGCGTATAAACATCGGATATTATGCGGCAGGGGCTCTCATCATCGAGGCGTCGACGGACGGTACAGCATACACGGCGGTCGGTGAAATGAGCGCGTCCGGCTCGAAGGAATTCGCCCTGCCCTCATCGCTTTTCCCCGCGGAAGAGATCTCGATCCGGCTTATGGCATCATCATCGGAAACGGCAGGCGGCGAGTCAAAACCCGGTGCGTTCCAGATCAACAATTATGAATATACCGCACCGCTCGCCTCATCGATACCCGATGCCGTCGGTGATACACAGTTCGCAACGATACTGGTCAAGGGAGCATCGCTTGCCGTCAAGCTCATATCGCTCGGATCGCTCGATGCCGATCCTGTCGTGAAATTCAAAACGCGCGCGAGCGCGGACGGCGATTACACGGCGGTGTTCGCTGCGGGAGAGAAACAGTTCACGAAGCGCTTTTCCGTGAAGGCCGATGCCGTGAGCATGGTCGATATCCCGTTCTCGCTGCCGATAACCGAGCCGGGCATCATGCCGGTAACGCTCACCATACGCGATGCAAAAAGTGTCGTGTACAGCGTGTCCTCTTCGTTCACCGTCGATACGCTTTCATTCGCTAATTTCGGCGAGCGTCTTGCCGCGCCGGCACCGCTTGGGCTTTGGTGGAGCAGCGCCGCATACAAGATAAGCCGTACACGCCCTGTGCCGAAAGCAGCGGGAGCGGTGAAGATCAACGCGGCGAAGAACGAGTATGAATCGTTCCAGATAAGCCTCCGTCCTTCAAAGGACATCGCCCGCGTAACGCTTTCCGCGTCCGACCTCACGCGCGCGGGTGGTATTATCGGCGCATCGAACATTTCATTCGGGCGTGTGGGCTATGTAGACGTGCGCGTACCGTCCGATCCGACCGGCGTCATCGGCAATTGGCCCGATCCGATAGAAAAGATACGCGGCGCATTCCCCGTACCGAAGGACATGCAGAGCCCGATATGGGTCACCGTGCATATACCCTTTGATGCTGCGGCTGGCGAGTATACCGGCACGATAACCCTCACCGCCGACGGCGAACGCGTTTCGGTGCCGATAACGATCACCGTGTGGAATTTCGGTCTCCCGCTCGAACCTTCGCTTAAGAGCGCCTTTGAGATGTGGAGCGGGCCGATAAAGAAATATCATAATCTTTCCGACGCGTCCGAACTCAAGGATGTCATGGACCGCTATTACCGCGATTTTGCTGAACACCGTATATCGCCGCAGAACGCGCTTCGTCAGCCATTGACGACATTCGTGAAGGATGCATCGGGCAAAGCGGTCGATCTTTCCCTCGACTTCACCGATTTCGATGCCGATGGAACTTACTACCTCGATACGCTCGGTTTCTCCGTGTTCCGTCTCACGATAGCCGGCATGGGAAGCGGTACGTTCTTCAGCCGCAAGGAAGGCGAGTTCGGCGGACACAAACAGGGCTCGCCGGAATATGATGCGCTTTGGGGGAAATATATCAGAACGATACAGGACCATCTCGAGGCAAAGGGATGGCTTTCCAAGGCGTATGTGTACTGGTTCGATGAGCCGGACGTGAAGGATTATCAATTCGTCATTGACGGCATGAGCCTTTTAAAGAAACATGCGCCGAAGATACGGCGTCTTCTCACCGAAGAGGTCGTGCCGGACCTCGCGGGTGCCGTGGACATATGGTGCCCGCATGTGAACGGCTACAATGAACTTGTGCCGGGGCGTATCGCGGCGGGCGAGGAATTCTGGTGGTATGTATGCACGGGACCGAAAGCGCCCTACATAGGTATCTTTATCGATCACCCGGCCATCGACATGCGTATCTGGGGATGGATGTCCTGGAAGAACAAAGCGACCGGCATTCTTGTCTGGGCGGTGAACTGGTGGACGAGCGCGGTGGCGTTCACCAACAAAGCG
- a CDS encoding AraC family transcriptional regulator: MLEKVLDTTLAFDYVCAGIAAGPHANPERALPCALVFRIRDGEADIRTDRACHAASGDAMIIPPGTMHTLSVSGARVTSEWVHVNYSLFGSIDLFTLIDAPLSVAGASAAAIGHANERLAKLDGTPFSLKVSADRKAAGFELLSSVLAVSQLKENAFDLLERARPIAAVLQYIRDNVSARFDRNDLASMAGLSPARFHDVFRSVTGTAPMEYVGRYRMRAAEVMLIGSDRSIAEIAKGTGFRDQFYFSRAFKRSAGVSPSEFREMNRTHMHTVPVS, translated from the coding sequence ATGCTCGAAAAAGTCCTCGATACCACGCTCGCATTCGACTATGTCTGTGCAGGCATCGCTGCCGGGCCGCATGCGAACCCCGAGCGTGCGCTCCCCTGCGCGCTTGTGTTCCGCATACGCGACGGCGAGGCGGATATTCGCACTGACAGGGCGTGCCATGCCGCTTCCGGCGATGCGATGATAATCCCGCCGGGCACCATGCACACGCTGTCGGTCTCAGGCGCGCGCGTTACAAGCGAGTGGGTGCATGTGAACTATTCGCTTTTCGGCTCCATCGATCTTTTCACGCTGATCGATGCCCCGCTCAGTGTTGCCGGTGCTTCAGCGGCGGCTATCGGGCATGCGAATGAGCGGCTCGCGAAACTCGACGGAACGCCGTTCTCGCTTAAGGTATCGGCCGACCGCAAGGCTGCGGGTTTCGAACTGCTTTCCTCCGTGCTTGCCGTCTCACAGCTGAAAGAGAACGCCTTCGATCTCCTTGAGCGTGCGCGCCCCATAGCTGCAGTGCTCCAGTACATACGCGACAATGTCAGCGCACGGTTCGACCGCAATGACCTTGCATCGATGGCGGGGCTTTCACCCGCGCGATTCCACGATGTGTTCAGATCGGTCACCGGTACAGCGCCCATGGAGTATGTCGGGCGATACCGCATGCGTGCCGCGGAGGTCATGCTCATCGGTTCAGACAGGAGCATAGCCGAAATTGCCAAGGGCACCGGCTTCCGAGACCAGTTCTATTTCAGCCGCGCATTCAAACGGTCGGCGGGCGTATCCCCCTCGGAATTCCGGGAGATGAACCGGACGCATATGCATACGGTGCCGGTCTCATGA